One window from the genome of Metabacillus flavus encodes:
- the purM gene encoding phosphoribosylformylglycinamidine cyclo-ligase: protein MSKAYQDAGVNIEAGYEAVSRMKKHVERTKREGAIGLLGGFGGVFDLSALNYRKPVLVSGTDGVGTKLKLAFMADRHDTIGIDAVAMCVNDILAQGAEPLFFLDYLALGKADPEKIEQIVKGIADGCEEAGCALIGGETAEMPGLYADGEYDVAGFSVGGAEKDELVTGAGIKPGHVLIGLTSSGLHSNGFSLVRKILLEDSALQLNQTVEPLQNPLGDELLTPTRIYVKPVLKVLKNVKVDGMAHITGGGFVENIPRMLPEGLGAEIDYGSWPIPKIFDLLEEKGSLNREEMFNIFNMGIGFVFAISPERIHDAIGILEEHGEKAFIIGRVKEGSGVEFGGAAL, encoded by the coding sequence ATGTCAAAAGCCTATCAGGATGCAGGAGTGAACATCGAAGCCGGCTACGAAGCGGTTTCCAGAATGAAAAAACACGTGGAGCGTACGAAACGCGAGGGTGCCATCGGTCTGCTCGGAGGCTTTGGCGGTGTCTTCGACCTGTCGGCCCTGAACTACCGGAAGCCTGTTCTCGTATCAGGCACAGACGGCGTCGGAACGAAGCTTAAGCTCGCTTTTATGGCGGATCGTCATGATACAATTGGAATTGACGCGGTGGCGATGTGCGTGAACGATATACTGGCCCAAGGTGCGGAACCGCTTTTTTTCCTTGATTATTTAGCCCTTGGAAAAGCCGACCCTGAAAAAATTGAGCAGATTGTCAAAGGGATTGCAGACGGCTGCGAGGAAGCAGGCTGCGCGCTGATCGGCGGGGAGACGGCCGAGATGCCCGGCCTGTACGCTGACGGTGAATACGATGTCGCCGGCTTTAGCGTTGGCGGAGCGGAAAAGGATGAGCTTGTGACCGGGGCAGGGATTAAACCGGGTCATGTGCTGATTGGACTCACCTCAAGCGGTCTTCACAGCAACGGCTTTTCACTCGTCCGGAAAATTCTTCTGGAAGACAGCGCACTCCAACTGAACCAGACGGTTGAGCCATTGCAAAACCCTCTTGGCGATGAGCTTTTAACACCCACAAGAATTTATGTAAAACCTGTTTTAAAAGTTTTGAAGAATGTAAAAGTTGATGGGATGGCGCATATTACCGGCGGCGGTTTTGTTGAAAACATTCCGAGGATGCTGCCGGAAGGACTGGGCGCAGAAATTGACTACGGATCATGGCCGATTCCGAAAATCTTTGACCTTCTTGAAGAAAAAGGAAGCCTGAACCGGGAAGAAATGTTCAACATTTTCAATATGGGCATCGGCTTTGTCTTTGCCATCAGTCCGGAGCGAATTCATGATGCGATCGGAATCCTTGAGGAGCATGGCGAAAAAGCCTTTATTATCGGACGGGTGAAAGAAGGTTCCGGAGTAGAATTCGGCGGTGCCGCCCTATGA
- the purN gene encoding phosphoribosylglycinamide formyltransferase, translated as MISQPKIAVFASGSGSNFQAIAEKTKNGELDAEIVLLVCDKPGAPVMEKARLAGVRVLELSPKSFEDKTAYEAEILANLEKHGTEWLILAGYMRLIGPVLLDAFPTKIINLHPSLLPKFPGKDAIERAFESGDTETGITIHYVDEGMDTGPIIDQMRVAIPESLEQLKINIHKAEHAFFPAVLQHVLKIKTEVKQP; from the coding sequence ATGATCAGCCAGCCTAAAATCGCCGTTTTCGCATCAGGAAGCGGCAGTAATTTTCAAGCCATTGCAGAAAAAACGAAGAACGGGGAGCTCGATGCGGAAATTGTCCTTCTCGTCTGCGATAAGCCTGGCGCCCCTGTAATGGAAAAAGCAAGATTAGCAGGTGTTCGGGTTCTGGAGCTATCACCAAAATCATTTGAAGACAAAACAGCCTATGAAGCTGAAATTCTTGCAAACCTAGAGAAGCACGGGACCGAGTGGCTCATTCTGGCAGGCTATATGCGTCTGATCGGACCTGTTCTCCTTGATGCTTTTCCAACCAAGATTATTAATCTCCATCCCTCGCTGCTTCCGAAATTTCCAGGGAAGGATGCGATCGAACGCGCCTTCGAATCAGGTGATACGGAAACCGGCATTACGATTCATTATGTGGATGAAGGAATGGACACTGGTCCGATAATCGACCAGATGAGAGTAGCTATTCCAGAATCTCTTGAACAGCTAAAAATAAACATTCACAAGGCGGAGCACGCTTTTTTCCCCGCCGTCCTTCAGCATGTACTGAAAATCAAGACAGAGGTGAAACAACCATGA
- the purH gene encoding bifunctional phosphoribosylaminoimidazolecarboxamide formyltransferase/IMP cyclohydrolase, protein MTIKRALISVSNKENLVPFAKRLGELGIEVISTGGTKKMLQEAGVNAIGISEVTGFPEIMDGRVKTLHPAIHGGLLAVRDNESHMNQLKENGIQPIDLVVVNLYPFKETISKPDFTFDEAVENIDIGGPGMLRASAKNHGDVTVIVDPADYETVLAQIEKDGDTNLEFRRRLAAKVFRHTAAYDALIAEYMTSITGEENPDTLTVTYEKKQDLRYGENPHQQAVFYQTPLKRKASIAEAKQLHGKELSYNNIKDADAALQIVREFEAPAAVAVKHMNPCGVGTADTIEQAYQRAFEADPTSIFGGIIALNREVDAATAGKLHEIFLEIIIAPTFSKEALEILTSKKNLRLLTIEQEEKGVPAKQLVSVAGGMLIQDEDALTFDDAVVSIPTKREPTEQEWKDLKLAWKVVKHVKSNAIVLAKDEMTIGIGAGQMNRVGSAKIAIEQAGAKAEGSAMGSDAFFPMGDTVEAAAKAGVTAIIQPGGSIKDEESIRAADEHGITMVFTGIRHFKH, encoded by the coding sequence ATGACGATTAAACGAGCACTAATCAGCGTATCCAATAAAGAAAATCTAGTTCCGTTCGCGAAGCGCCTCGGGGAACTTGGGATTGAAGTGATCTCAACTGGCGGAACGAAAAAAATGCTTCAGGAAGCGGGCGTTAACGCGATTGGAATTTCTGAAGTAACCGGGTTTCCTGAAATTATGGACGGCCGCGTCAAAACCCTTCACCCGGCCATTCACGGCGGACTTCTTGCGGTAAGAGACAACGAGAGTCATATGAACCAGCTCAAAGAAAATGGTATTCAGCCGATCGACTTAGTTGTCGTGAATCTATATCCGTTTAAAGAAACGATCTCTAAGCCGGATTTCACATTCGATGAAGCCGTTGAAAACATTGATATCGGCGGTCCCGGCATGCTTCGTGCTTCGGCAAAAAATCACGGGGATGTTACGGTGATCGTAGACCCGGCTGATTATGAGACCGTTCTTGCACAAATTGAAAAAGACGGAGACACAAATCTTGAATTCAGACGCAGGCTTGCGGCGAAAGTATTCAGACACACAGCTGCCTACGATGCCTTGATTGCTGAATACATGACGTCGATTACAGGAGAAGAAAATCCCGATACCCTAACCGTTACATATGAAAAGAAACAGGATTTGCGCTACGGAGAAAATCCGCATCAGCAGGCTGTTTTCTATCAAACGCCTCTTAAACGGAAGGCATCGATTGCGGAAGCGAAGCAGCTTCACGGGAAAGAGCTTTCCTATAACAATATTAAAGATGCAGACGCTGCCCTTCAGATTGTCCGTGAATTTGAAGCCCCGGCCGCTGTTGCTGTTAAGCATATGAATCCATGCGGGGTCGGAACAGCCGATACCATTGAACAAGCGTATCAGCGCGCATTTGAAGCAGACCCTACCTCCATTTTCGGCGGGATTATCGCGTTAAATCGGGAAGTGGATGCGGCAACCGCAGGAAAGCTGCATGAAATTTTCCTCGAAATTATTATTGCTCCGACCTTTTCCAAGGAGGCATTGGAGATTCTGACGTCTAAAAAGAACCTCCGTCTCTTAACGATTGAACAGGAGGAGAAAGGAGTACCGGCTAAGCAGCTTGTCTCCGTTGCCGGAGGTATGCTGATCCAGGACGAGGATGCTTTGACTTTTGATGATGCGGTCGTTTCCATTCCGACAAAACGCGAACCGACAGAGCAGGAATGGAAGGATTTGAAGCTTGCATGGAAGGTCGTCAAGCATGTGAAATCCAACGCGATTGTTTTGGCTAAGGATGAAATGACAATTGGAATTGGGGCAGGACAGATGAACCGAGTCGGCTCTGCAAAAATTGCGATTGAACAAGCCGGAGCAAAAGCAGAAGGAAGCGCAATGGGCTCAGACGCGTTTTTCCCAATGGGCGACACAGTGGAAGCCGCAGCGAAAGCCGGCGTCACTGCCATTATTCAGCCAGGAGGCTCCATCAAAGATGAAGAATCCATCCGTGCTGCAGATGAGCATGGCATCACCATGGTATTTACAGGCATTCGCCATTTCAAGCATTAA
- the purD gene encoding phosphoribosylamine--glycine ligase — translation MNVLVIGRGGREHTIAWKLAQSGRVEKVFAAPGNDGMTDCAVRVPVDELDFAGLIAFAKENEVGLTVVGPEVPLLEGITEAFEKEGLKIFGPSSDAAMVEGSKQFAKELMEKYAIPTAGYAAFTSYEEARAYVENNGAPIVIKADGLAAGKGVTVALTMEDALQCLKDFLLDEKFGEASRSVVIEDFLEGEEFSLMAFVNGEKVYPMVIAQDHKRAFDGDRGPNTGGMGAYSPVPQIPEEAVAEAIRSVLEPAAEGLVQEGTPFTGILYAGLMLTSDGPKVIEFNARFGDPETQAVLPRMKSDLVEVIEAVMEGRDYETEWKEEAAVAVVLASEGYPEAYEKGTVLNGLAEAGGEAAVFHAGTKRSGDRFISDGGRILAVSANGRTIQEAKEKAYKSIRYLDGNGVFYRADIGDKAYNAKTSF, via the coding sequence TTGAACGTACTCGTAATCGGACGCGGAGGCCGCGAGCATACCATCGCATGGAAGCTCGCTCAATCCGGCAGGGTGGAAAAAGTATTTGCAGCACCGGGAAATGACGGAATGACCGATTGTGCGGTAAGAGTCCCAGTAGATGAGCTTGATTTTGCTGGCCTTATTGCTTTTGCAAAAGAGAATGAAGTCGGTTTAACGGTGGTTGGTCCCGAAGTACCGCTGCTTGAAGGCATCACGGAAGCCTTTGAAAAAGAAGGGCTGAAAATTTTTGGTCCCTCGAGCGATGCCGCGATGGTGGAAGGCAGCAAGCAGTTTGCGAAAGAGCTGATGGAGAAATACGCCATTCCGACAGCGGGATACGCGGCTTTCACCTCCTATGAAGAAGCACGGGCATATGTGGAGAATAACGGGGCACCGATTGTGATCAAAGCGGACGGACTGGCAGCCGGAAAAGGGGTAACGGTTGCTCTGACAATGGAGGACGCGCTTCAGTGCCTGAAGGATTTCCTTCTCGATGAAAAGTTCGGCGAAGCGAGCCGCTCCGTTGTCATTGAGGATTTTCTGGAGGGAGAGGAATTTTCCCTCATGGCCTTCGTGAATGGAGAAAAAGTGTACCCAATGGTCATCGCCCAGGATCACAAACGGGCATTTGATGGCGACCGCGGACCGAACACAGGAGGAATGGGCGCCTACTCTCCTGTTCCGCAAATACCGGAAGAGGCTGTGGCTGAAGCAATCCGGTCCGTGCTTGAACCAGCTGCGGAGGGCCTTGTTCAAGAGGGGACGCCTTTTACAGGAATCTTATATGCAGGACTCATGCTGACGTCAGACGGCCCGAAAGTCATCGAATTTAATGCGCGCTTCGGTGATCCGGAAACACAAGCCGTTCTTCCGAGAATGAAGAGCGACCTGGTCGAAGTGATCGAAGCAGTGATGGAAGGCCGGGACTATGAAACTGAGTGGAAAGAGGAAGCCGCCGTTGCCGTGGTGCTTGCTTCAGAAGGATATCCGGAAGCGTACGAAAAAGGAACAGTGCTGAACGGACTTGCGGAAGCCGGGGGAGAAGCTGCAGTATTCCATGCAGGCACGAAACGCTCTGGAGACCGCTTCATTTCAGACGGCGGCCGGATTCTCGCTGTCTCTGCAAACGGCCGGACCATACAGGAAGCAAAGGAAAAAGCATATAAATCGATTCGATATCTGGACGGGAACGGCGTTTTTTACCGGGCGGATATTGGAGATAAAGCTTACAATGCAAAAACCTCCTTTTGA
- a CDS encoding DUF2251 domain-containing protein, producing the protein MSTMEEPFFTAAVSPNSKWQCVFEDDGETGYLYLCHLLPNGDMEGIADALWVYNQIVPPITDCQEVFITWAEDSSRAALIVDDECWGMFDLQTKRKLEAERKNNIIVPISFETWEHGVKKDMGEELETTVQHEKQIF; encoded by the coding sequence ATGAGCACGATGGAAGAACCTTTTTTTACAGCAGCTGTTTCACCTAACAGTAAATGGCAATGTGTTTTCGAAGACGATGGAGAAACCGGATACCTTTACCTATGCCATCTTCTTCCGAATGGGGACATGGAGGGTATAGCAGACGCCCTGTGGGTCTACAATCAAATAGTTCCACCCATCACAGATTGCCAAGAGGTTTTTATTACCTGGGCAGAGGACTCAAGCAGAGCAGCCCTCATTGTGGATGATGAATGTTGGGGGATGTTTGACTTGCAAACTAAAAGAAAATTAGAAGCAGAACGAAAGAACAATATCATTGTCCCCATTTCTTTCGAAACCTGGGAACATGGAGTTAAAAAGGACATGGGAGAAGAACTGGAGACGACAGTTCAGCATGAAAAACAAATTTTTTAA
- a CDS encoding Ig-like domain-containing protein: MFIKKTGKILMLSLLAASILVPVSVSAASTATNNDYTKLKEDFSARYKNKLNISPDNSLKSVNFGMKFNRLAANDENQIIETEPNDYIESAERLPLNAYGLGMLSGYDIDVWRIDLPRDGKVMAAIASGYNGVYGTDAVLVLSDSADTAIYPMDMTQDEETGAKGFVFELEAGTYYIHAFDYNQSYESGTYAVTTAYVDNSGDTTPPSRPRVNKVDDNDRVITGIAEANSNIGVFVNGELYAANYANASGKFSVAIKPIKAGSRVEVFAMDASDNVSAPAGLFVADKTPPGLAVNKVLTKHKVITGKTERGSTVVLKQKNKVVGKGKVDSRGNFKIAIKAQKSGTKFDVATTDKYKNERKVTITVMKK; encoded by the coding sequence TTGTTTATTAAGAAAACCGGTAAAATTCTAATGTTGTCTTTATTAGCAGCTTCTATCCTTGTTCCAGTTTCTGTTTCTGCTGCGAGCACAGCAACAAACAACGATTATACAAAATTAAAAGAAGATTTTTCAGCGAGGTATAAGAACAAACTGAATATCTCTCCTGACAATTCATTGAAAAGTGTCAATTTTGGAATGAAATTTAACAGACTTGCCGCTAATGATGAAAATCAAATTATTGAAACTGAACCTAACGATTACATCGAATCCGCTGAACGTTTACCTCTTAATGCTTATGGATTAGGGATGTTGTCCGGATATGATATTGATGTATGGAGAATTGACCTCCCTCGTGACGGCAAGGTAATGGCTGCAATAGCTTCTGGCTACAACGGTGTTTATGGCACAGATGCAGTACTGGTTTTAAGTGACTCTGCTGATACCGCTATTTATCCAATGGATATGACTCAAGATGAAGAAACCGGAGCAAAAGGGTTTGTTTTCGAGTTAGAAGCGGGTACGTATTATATTCACGCATTCGATTATAACCAGAGCTATGAAAGCGGTACCTATGCAGTGACCACTGCTTACGTTGATAACAGTGGCGATACAACTCCACCTAGCCGTCCACGGGTTAACAAAGTAGACGATAACGACCGGGTAATTACGGGAATTGCGGAAGCAAATTCAAATATTGGAGTATTTGTAAATGGAGAGTTATATGCCGCCAACTATGCAAACGCATCTGGAAAGTTTAGCGTAGCTATTAAACCTATAAAAGCTGGTAGTCGAGTTGAAGTTTTTGCTATGGATGCAAGTGATAACGTAAGTGCCCCAGCTGGATTATTTGTTGCAGATAAGACACCACCAGGATTAGCTGTTAATAAGGTTTTAACAAAACATAAAGTAATTACTGGTAAAACCGAAAGAGGGAGTACGGTTGTTTTAAAACAAAAGAACAAAGTCGTTGGTAAAGGAAAGGTCGATAGCAGAGGTAATTTCAAAATCGCTATTAAAGCTCAAAAATCCGGAACTAAGTTTGATGTAGCAACAACCGATAAATACAAAAACGAAAGAAAAGTCACCATCACAGTTATGAAAAAATAA
- a CDS encoding YfiT family bacillithiol transferase, translating into MDERYPIGTFQHDGGITNEQVEKWITQIEELPQQLRQAVDQLTDQQLETPYRPGGWTVRQVVHHLADSHMNAFIRFKLAMTEERPLIKPYNEGAWARLSDSSLPVEPSLKLIEALHVRLVTVLRSLTQSDRKRIFIHPDSGEVSLGKNIGLYAWHGRHHLAHIKSTI; encoded by the coding sequence ATGGACGAAAGGTACCCGATTGGAACGTTTCAGCATGATGGAGGAATTACAAATGAACAAGTGGAGAAATGGATCACCCAAATTGAAGAGCTGCCCCAGCAGCTGCGCCAAGCGGTAGACCAGCTCACGGATCAGCAGCTGGAAACTCCATACCGTCCCGGCGGATGGACAGTACGCCAAGTCGTCCATCATCTTGCCGACAGCCATATGAATGCATTTATCCGATTTAAACTGGCTATGACAGAAGAACGGCCGCTCATCAAACCATACAACGAAGGAGCATGGGCCAGGCTTTCTGACTCCAGCTTGCCGGTTGAGCCTTCACTAAAGCTGATTGAAGCCCTGCATGTCCGACTGGTTACCGTGCTGCGAAGCCTAACTCAATCTGATCGAAAACGGATATTCATACATCCAGACTCCGGCGAGGTTTCACTAGGGAAAAACATTGGACTGTATGCCTGGCATGGAAGGCATCATCTTGCACATATTAAGAGCACCATATAA
- a CDS encoding methyl-accepting chemotaxis protein: MTITQVLSTDAVLKALETHLAMIEFNLDREVIWVNHNFASAMGYRPEEMNGLKHQKFCTAAFLNSQEYEELWSNLKKGMKFQEKIERVSKDGSLLWFEATYIPVADETGEVTAVLKIATNITEHENKTLNIISDLKSMPEELAELVVANTKESTQAVQALQKQTDLISQTSKTISHISSQTNMVALNAAIEAARVGEQGKGFKVVADEIRRLSTNVDEAIDKVNSNVEYITKEAQKVSSITNSLQTIIKETQIKFSATITEFEGTAK; this comes from the coding sequence ATGACAATTACTCAGGTTTTAAGTACTGATGCCGTTTTAAAAGCGTTGGAGACTCATCTGGCTATGATTGAATTCAATTTGGATAGAGAAGTTATATGGGTAAATCACAACTTTGCTTCAGCCATGGGCTACCGGCCGGAAGAAATGAACGGATTGAAGCACCAGAAGTTTTGTACCGCAGCATTTCTGAATAGCCAGGAGTATGAAGAACTGTGGTCAAATTTGAAAAAAGGGATGAAGTTTCAAGAGAAAATTGAGCGTGTCAGCAAAGATGGCAGCCTGCTTTGGTTTGAGGCAACCTATATTCCCGTTGCTGATGAAACAGGAGAAGTAACCGCCGTTTTAAAAATTGCAACCAATATAACGGAACATGAAAACAAAACGCTAAATATTATTTCCGACCTAAAAAGCATGCCTGAGGAATTAGCTGAACTGGTCGTTGCGAATACCAAAGAAAGCACTCAGGCAGTTCAGGCCCTGCAAAAACAAACTGATTTAATTAGCCAGACCTCCAAAACCATCAGCCATATCTCATCACAGACCAATATGGTCGCCTTAAATGCGGCAATTGAAGCAGCACGGGTTGGCGAGCAAGGAAAAGGCTTTAAAGTGGTCGCAGATGAAATCCGCAGATTGTCAACGAATGTTGACGAAGCGATTGATAAAGTAAACTCCAATGTAGAGTACATCACAAAAGAAGCGCAAAAAGTCAGCAGCATCACAAACAGCCTCCAAACCATCATCAAAGAGACTCAGATTAAATTTTCCGCTACGATTACTGAATTTGAGGGAACAGCTAAATAA
- a CDS encoding EYxxD motif small membrane protein yields the protein MRDMVFVYASLIGGIVALAFVFVRRKRRVR from the coding sequence ATGAGGGATATGGTTTTTGTGTATGCTTCGCTGATTGGCGGGATTGTGGCGCTGGCGTTTGTATTTGTTAGGAGGAAAAGGCGGGTTAGATAG
- a CDS encoding YgaP family membrane protein, producing MKPNIGIVNALIRITAGLTLVAVASAKYSKKPWRESLILLIMLGAMKVGEGILRFCPLTLLYDQTKETNQDDEHSDETYNPS from the coding sequence ATTAAACCTAATATTGGCATCGTTAATGCCCTCATCCGCATTACTGCCGGATTAACATTAGTTGCTGTTGCTTCTGCCAAATACTCAAAAAAACCATGGAGAGAGTCACTCATTCTTCTGATCATGCTTGGCGCAATGAAAGTCGGAGAAGGAATTCTGCGCTTCTGTCCGCTGACGCTTCTGTATGATCAGACGAAAGAAACAAATCAGGATGATGAGCACAGCGACGAAACCTATAATCCTTCTTGA
- a CDS encoding adenine deaminase C-terminal domain-containing protein: protein MPEHRAVWKNDQIRKQIQVLDQEVAPTILLKNAVILNSYLKQWIHGNVWIYGDRIVYIGEELPKHSDQTEIMDCEGLYLVPGYIEPHAHPFQLYNPQTLARYAAQYGTTAMISDNLKLLFQNDQKKALTLVRRCSEEPFHHYWWARFDLQSEVEKEDIILSPDRISAWLDHDCVLQGGELTGWPSLIAGDDLMLDRIQEAKKKRKRVEGHFPGASEKTLTKMKLFGIDADHEAMTGKEVYSRLLAGYTVALRHSSIRPDLPKLLKEIKELPIASYEHLFLTTDGATPAFYKDGVTNPLIEMALNEGIDPIDAYHMASFNIARYYGIDHLLGSAAAGRFATLNFLDDPSKPNPVHVMAKGKWLKKNHQNVQEDLQELPWKDCGFSPLSMTWGLTMDDLQFSMPLGLHMVNGVIMQPYSVSRDLATDELSIEHDESFLALIDRNGNWRINTVLKGFGGVKGLASSFSATGDILLIGKNKEDMIAAYKQMVEIGGGIVICEDGSIRYELQLELNGTASKAELPELMDKYREFHSFLKERGYAFEDPIYTLFFLSSTHLPFVRITPRGIFDVKKKTILFPSIMR, encoded by the coding sequence ATGCCGGAACACCGAGCTGTTTGGAAAAATGATCAGATTCGCAAACAAATCCAAGTACTTGACCAGGAAGTGGCGCCGACAATCCTCTTGAAAAATGCGGTCATCTTGAACTCATACTTGAAACAATGGATCCATGGAAACGTTTGGATTTATGGAGATCGCATTGTTTATATAGGCGAAGAGCTTCCGAAACATTCAGACCAGACCGAGATCATGGATTGTGAAGGGCTGTATCTTGTACCCGGATACATTGAGCCTCATGCTCATCCTTTTCAGTTATATAATCCCCAGACATTGGCCCGATATGCGGCCCAATATGGAACAACGGCGATGATCAGTGACAATTTGAAGCTGCTGTTTCAAAACGATCAAAAGAAAGCGCTTACTTTAGTGAGGCGCTGCTCCGAAGAACCTTTTCACCACTATTGGTGGGCGCGGTTTGATCTTCAATCCGAGGTCGAAAAGGAAGATATCATCCTTTCCCCCGACCGGATTTCGGCATGGCTCGACCATGATTGCGTCTTGCAGGGAGGGGAGCTGACGGGATGGCCAAGCCTGATTGCCGGAGATGATCTCATGCTTGACCGAATTCAGGAGGCGAAAAAGAAGCGCAAACGGGTGGAGGGGCATTTCCCTGGAGCATCTGAAAAAACACTTACTAAAATGAAGCTATTTGGAATCGATGCCGATCACGAAGCGATGACTGGAAAAGAGGTATACTCGCGTCTGCTTGCAGGCTACACGGTCGCACTCAGGCATTCCTCGATCAGACCGGATCTGCCTAAACTGCTGAAGGAAATCAAGGAACTGCCGATTGCTTCCTATGAGCATTTATTTTTAACGACAGATGGGGCAACACCGGCTTTTTATAAAGACGGGGTGACGAATCCTTTAATAGAAATGGCGCTGAACGAAGGAATCGATCCAATTGATGCGTACCATATGGCAAGCTTCAATATTGCACGCTACTATGGAATTGATCATTTGCTTGGCTCGGCTGCAGCAGGCCGTTTTGCAACACTGAACTTCTTAGACGATCCTTCAAAGCCGAATCCGGTCCATGTCATGGCAAAAGGGAAATGGCTGAAAAAGAATCATCAAAATGTTCAAGAGGATTTACAGGAGCTGCCTTGGAAGGACTGCGGATTTTCTCCTCTCAGCATGACGTGGGGGCTCACGATGGATGACCTTCAGTTTTCCATGCCGCTCGGTTTGCACATGGTGAATGGCGTCATCATGCAGCCGTATTCCGTCAGCCGGGATTTAGCGACCGATGAATTGTCCATTGAGCATGATGAATCGTTCCTGGCACTGATTGACCGGAATGGGAATTGGAGGATTAACACTGTCTTGAAAGGATTTGGCGGAGTAAAAGGACTTGCAAGCTCCTTCTCAGCGACTGGCGACATTTTGCTGATCGGCAAAAATAAGGAAGATATGATTGCAGCTTATAAACAGATGGTTGAAATCGGCGGCGGCATTGTCATTTGCGAGGATGGCAGCATCCGTTATGAACTCCAGCTTGAACTGAACGGGACGGCTTCCAAAGCAGAGCTGCCTGAGCTGATGGATAAATACCGGGAGTTCCACTCTTTCCTAAAGGAGAGAGGATACGCATTCGAGGATCCAATTTACACCCTGTTTTTCCTTTCCTCCACCCATCTGCCGTTTGTCCGGATTACGCCAAGGGGAATTTTCGACGTGAAGAAAAAAACGATACTCTTTCCATCGATAATGCGTTAA
- a CDS encoding YerC/YecD family TrpR-related protein codes for MQIDKLRGKELDQLFESVLSLKDLDECYRFFDDLCTVNEIQSLAQRLEVARMLREGFTYHKIETQTGASTATISRVKRCLNYGNDAYTMALERIHKQPNES; via the coding sequence ATGCAAATTGATAAATTGCGCGGCAAAGAGCTTGATCAACTGTTTGAATCAGTGCTCTCCCTGAAAGACTTGGATGAATGCTATCGGTTTTTTGACGATTTGTGCACGGTGAATGAAATTCAATCATTGGCACAGCGCCTTGAAGTGGCAAGAATGCTTCGCGAAGGGTTTACGTATCATAAAATTGAGACGCAAACTGGTGCAAGCACAGCAACCATTTCCAGAGTAAAGCGCTGCCTGAATTATGGAAACGATGCCTATACAATGGCGCTTGAGCGCATTCATAAACAGCCAAATGAATCATAA
- a CDS encoding heptaprenylglyceryl phosphate synthase, with the protein MYDVKEWRHAFKLDPDKLITDEDLEQVCESGTDAIIIGGSDHINEEDILNLMARVRRYLIPCVLEVSTLEAVVPGFDLYFIPTVFNSRDPKWIVELHKNAIKEYGELMDWDETLVEGYCILNEDCKAAKLTDADTSIELEDVKAYARMAENMFHLPIFYLEYSGTYGDPQVVKEVKSVLNSTKLFYGGGITTPEKAAEMAKFADTVIVGNVIYDDLKAALKTVGAVKS; encoded by the coding sequence ATGTACGATGTAAAAGAATGGCGCCACGCGTTTAAGCTAGACCCGGACAAGCTGATTACGGATGAAGACCTGGAGCAGGTTTGCGAGTCGGGGACAGATGCGATTATCATTGGCGGAAGCGATCATATAAACGAAGAAGACATTTTGAATTTAATGGCCCGTGTAAGACGGTATCTCATCCCGTGTGTACTTGAAGTCTCGACACTTGAAGCCGTCGTACCTGGATTTGATTTGTACTTTATTCCTACAGTATTCAACAGCCGCGACCCAAAGTGGATTGTGGAGCTTCATAAGAATGCCATTAAGGAATACGGAGAGCTGATGGACTGGGATGAAACGCTTGTAGAAGGCTACTGCATTTTAAATGAGGATTGCAAGGCCGCTAAACTGACGGATGCCGATACATCAATTGAACTTGAGGATGTGAAGGCTTATGCAAGAATGGCGGAAAATATGTTCCATCTGCCGATATTCTATTTGGAATACAGCGGTACATATGGAGATCCTCAAGTTGTGAAGGAAGTGAAATCCGTTTTGAACAGCACGAAGCTGTTTTATGGAGGAGGCATTACGACTCCTGAGAAAGCAGCGGAAATGGCAAAATTCGCAGATACGGTCATTGTCGGAAACGTCATCTACGACGATTTAAAGGCGGCTTTGAAAACCGTTGGCGCAGTGAAAAGCTGA